DNA sequence from the Thiosulfativibrio zosterae genome:
TACCGTCACTATTACTGTCATAAGCAAATGCAACTGTATCGCCAGCTGTAGTGATATTTGTTGCTAAATAAGTCAAGACAGTTGATAAATTAGATTCATTTACTGTAAGTGCAGTTGCAAAAGTATCAACATCATCAAAAGTGATAATACCACTTGTTATAGCATGAGATTTAATTGAACCGCTATCCGTACCATTTGTACCAGCCGTGTTAGCTGTAACAGTAGGAGTGCCATTTAAATCCAATGTATCAGCAAATTTAGCAGCAGTACCTAAATCAAAACCAGTAATTTTATCACGTGATGCAGCCAATGAATCTCCATCAGCGATTACAAAAGTGAAATTACCTAAACCTGAACCCGCATTATCATGAACAGCAGTAATTGTATCTGCACCAGTACCAGCGTTAATCGTAACTGCATTTGTACCTGTAACAGCTAGTAATGTTCCAGTAGTAACTGAAATCGTATCATTACCACCACCCGTTACAACATTAATTGCACCAGCCGCACCAGCCGCACCAACCCATGAAGTTGCCGTCAAAGTAACTGTGTCAGCCCCTGAGCCTGTTGTAATTGATGAATTATCAGCAGTTGATGCACCATCACCAGCAGTAGTTGCAACTATTGTTGCAGCACCAGTAAATGAAGATAAATCGATAGTTTGGGTTGCACCGTTTGCAGTTGTACCAGTTGTCAAAGTCACACCAGAAGCTTTGAAGTTGTTATCAAAGAAACCACCAGATGTTACAGATAACGATGTAATGTTAGTCAAAGTTACTTTCTCTACACCTGTAACGTACTGAAACTGAGCGTCAGCAAATGTAGCATCAGCTGTATCAAATGATAATGTATCAGTGCCTTCACCACCCTCAATTTTTAAAGAGGCTAACGCATTGTTTGTGTTATTAATCGCCGTCAAGCTTGTTGAAATTGCATCATCTCCAGCACCTGCATTGTAGCTGACAAACTCACCTTGAACACCAGCAATGGCTGCAAGAGCAGTTTCGATTGTGTCACCGTTTGCAGTTGTTGTTACAGAAGAACCTTTAATCAATTCACCTTCAACTTTCATAGCTGCTGTACCTGAAAGTGTATTTGCTACAGTTACAGCCTTGGATGTGTTATCAAGGATGACATTTGCCGCAAATGCACCAGCAATATTTAAAGAAGTTAAATCAGTTGCCGCTGCAAAACTAACTACTGTCGCTTCAGCATTTGTCTCATCAACATTACCAGAAGAAACAGTTACATTCATAGTTTCAAAACCATTTACAGTTAAAGCTGCTAAATCAGCTGCTGTTGTAGCAGTTGCATGTTTAGTTTCAATACTTAGAACATCAGAAGTACCTGTTGCTGTTGTTAAAGCATAAGTTGTACCACCAGCTTGAACAGCCGTGTTTGTAATTGCTGCTGCTTGTGTAGCATTCATTGCAGTAAAACCACCCTGAATACCACTTGAAATCAATGAAGTTACTCCTGTAAAACCATCTGCAGCAATCGCACCCGTAGTAGCATTATTTAATGTTTCAAAGCTTGTAAAAACAGCTCTTTCAGCTGAAGTATCCACATCGTTTGCGTGAGCTACGACTAAAGTATCAGTTCCTTCACCACCATTAACAACACCAGCAGCCGTTCCAGCTAATCCAGCATTGCTTGTTGTTGTAACAACATCATTTCCTGCGCCGAAAGTGGCAGTTTTCACGCCAGCAGCCAATGTAATGGTATCTACACCAGCACCACCTTTATAATCTTCAGTACCAGTTCCTAAGGTTGCTTTAACACCACCCGCTGTTAAACCAGATGCATCAATTGTCTTAATCGTATTGTCCAAAGCCGCAGTCAATTCAACCGTGGTTGCCGCACCTGAAATTGTAACTGCACCGTCAGTACCTACTTGGTCTGTAGCCTGAGACAATAAATCAGCCTTAAGATTTGTTGTTGCATTAATTGTTACTGATGTTAATGTTGCGTTTGCAATATCAACTGTACCCAGGATATTTGCAGCACCAGTAGAATTAATTGTTGCTGTTGTTGCAGTCCCTGTATTAGACACTGTGGTTCCTACTTTAGTTCCACCTGCTACATTTAGAGTCACTGCATCAGTACCAGTTGCATAACCAAATGTAATAGCACCGTTTGTTACTGTACCATTACCAGTTACTGTCATTGATGCACCAGTAGCTAGGTTAGTTACTGTTACAGCACCAGCACCAGCATTTGCATTAACACCAGTTAATCCAGCAATTGAAGAAGCATCTAATGTAGACGTCGTACCAGCTGTTGCTGCACGGATATTAACAACTTCAATATTAGTTATTTGGGCACCATCAGTTACGTCAGTATTAGCAGCCGTTGTTGTGATGTTTAATGTGTCTATACCTGCACCACCATCAATAATATCAGCGGCAGTTAAAGTGTCAGTAGCAGCAGCAGCAGTTGCTTGAGACAAACCTGAGAATGTATCGTTGTTTGCTGTACCAGTTATGTTGTCCGCACCTGTAGTAAGCGTGAAAGTCTGACCAGAAGCAGCACCAGCAGTTGTAGAAATTACAGCTGCCATTGCAGCGGCAGTTGAAACATCAGTTGTTGAAGTTACACCAGAAACAACAGAAGCTAAAACACCTAAATCAGTACCAGTAGCTGCTTGAGTTACTGTGTAGTATTCTGCAACAGCTGCTTTGTTGGCTAAAGTTGCTTTTGCAGTTGCGAAAGCTGTGTCAGTTGTTGTGTCAAGAAACTGTTGAGCTGCTGCAAATAAAGAACCTGCAGAAGCACCAGCATTTAGATTAGCCAAGAAGTAGTCATAAGCTGCTTGACCCGCTGGAGTTGTTGTATCACTTAATGCAAACGCAGCTGCCATTTTAGTAGCAACTTCTGCATTTGTTAAGTATGAAGGATAGAAAGAAGCTGACTGATAAGCAGCCGTGTTAGTTAAAGCGGTTGTGAACGCTGTTAAGTTACCACCAACGGCTTCATAAATTGAAGTCAATGCGGTCATGTATCCCGCTGGTGCGATTCCGAAAACTGATACCGTTGCTTTAATGATATCTAGT
Encoded proteins:
- a CDS encoding beta strand repeat-containing protein; the encoded protein is MAITAAQRLDIIKATVSVFGIAPAGYMTALTSIYEAVGGNLTAFTTALTNTAAYQSASFYPSYLTNAEVATKMAAAFALSDTTTPAGQAAYDYFLANLNAGASAGSLFAAAQQFLDTTTDTAFATAKATLANKAAVAEYYTVTQAATGTDLGVLASVVSGVTSTTDVSTAAAMAAVISTTAGAASGQTFTLTTGADNITGTANNDTFSGLSQATAAAATDTLTAADIIDGGAGIDTLNITTTAANTDVTDGAQITNIEVVNIRAATAGTTSTLDASSIAGLTGVNANAGAGAVTVTNLATGASMTVTGNGTVTNGAITFGYATGTDAVTLNVAGGTKVGTTVSNTGTATTATINSTGAANILGTVDIANATLTSVTINATTNLKADLLSQATDQVGTDGAVTISGAATTVELTAALDNTIKTIDASGLTAGGVKATLGTGTEDYKGGAGVDTITLAAGVKTATFGAGNDVVTTTSNAGLAGTAAGVVNGGEGTDTLVVAHANDVDTSAERAVFTSFETLNNATTGAIAADGFTGVTSLISSGIQGGFTAMNATQAAAITNTAVQAGGTTYALTTATGTSDVLSIETKHATATTAADLAALTVNGFETMNVTVSSGNVDETNAEATVVSFAAATDLTSLNIAGAFAANVILDNTSKAVTVANTLSGTAAMKVEGELIKGSSVTTTANGDTIETALAAIAGVQGEFVSYNAGAGDDAISTSLTAINNTNNALASLKIEGGEGTDTLSFDTADATFADAQFQYVTGVEKVTLTNITSLSVTSGGFFDNNFKASGVTLTTGTTANGATQTIDLSSFTGAATIVATTAGDGASTADNSSITTGSGADTVTLTATSWVGAAGAAGAINVVTGGGNDTISVTTGTLLAVTGTNAVTINAGTGADTITAVHDNAGSGLGNFTFVIADGDSLAASRDKITGFDLGTAAKFADTLDLNGTPTVTANTAGTNGTDSGSIKSHAITSGIITFDDVDTFATALTVNESNLSTVLTYLATNITTAGDTVAFAYDSNSDGTTDATIVFQQGTNDTVVELVGVVATSISATNATTAGLIDLA